TGGTTCAGGGAATCCGACGTGATCACCGCGCTAGATCACGTCGGATTCCCCGAACCAGACGTGATCGAGGAGGGGATGCCGCGCAGCATCGCGTCATTTCGAGCGGCACGCAGCTCGCGCCGATCTTGTCGATGCGGTGGTCACCGCCCGCGTTTGCGCGCCCCGACATCGGCGCACATGCGCGCGTTCAGACCACCCGACGCGCGGGGGTCGCGGATCTAAGCGTCGTAGCCGCGCCAGGGCATGCCCCCAACGCGCCATGATCTGCGATCACCCAGCGACCGCCGCACGGGTCAGGGCTGGGCGGCGGGGGCGAGGCTGTCGACGGTGAAGGCCGGGAAGTCGGCCGGGTCCGGCCGCCGCTCCCGATTCTCGAAACCGGCCGCCTGCGCGGCCCCGATCCGCTCCATCATCAGGATCGCGAACGCCCCCGTCGCCAGGTAGAGCACGTCGAACAGCGCGATCAACACCGTCAGCACCCGGTCGTCGACGGTGACCGGGAGCAGCGCGGTGACATAGACCCCGACCGTGTGCAGCGTGAAGCACGCCCACCACCCCCACACCACGGCGAGCAGCCCGCGCCGCGGGAACCGGCCGGGAACGGCGCTCGCCGAGGCGATGTCCGCGATGACGAGCGCGGGCAGGATGAGGTTGGCCAGCGGGATGAACCAGGCGCCGACGGTCCACCCCGGCGAGTAGGTCGGCCGGGCACCGGGGAGGTCGGCGACGTTGCGGCGGGCGCGGCCCAGCCAGGAGAGGAAGAGTACGCCGGACGCCAGCACCAGCAGCAGGCTCGCGACGGGCGGCAGGGTCAGGCCGGTGACCTTGCGCATCTCGTCGATCGTGAGGACGTTCCAGTGCATCATCAGCCGGGCGACCGACCCGGCGAGGTCGACGACCGTGGCGAGGCAGACCGCGATGATGCCCGCCGACGCGGCGAAGCAGAGCCGCCGGATGGAGGTGGTCTGTGGCACGGATCGGGCTCGCTCTCGATCATGACGGCGGGGTGGTGGCCGTGTGACGCTACGACCAACCACCCCGCATTGACAAGATCAGGCGGTACGGGCGGCGATGTCGCGAAGGTAGGCGAGGTTGTCGCGGGTGCGTTCGGCGAGGGGGAGCACGGTGGAGAAGTCCTCGACGGTGACCCACCCGTCGTACCCGTGCTGCGCCAGCGCCGTGAAGTACGCCTCGACGTCGGCCTGCCCGTCCCGCAGCGTCGCCCACTGCTCGGCCCAGATCGCCGTGCCGTCGGGTTTGCGGCCGGTCTGCCGCCACGCGACGTTCTTGACGTGCACGTGGGCCAGGTAGGGGCCGAGGAGCTGGAACCCGGCGAGCGGGTCCTCCTGCCCCTCGATGACGAGGTTGCCGAGGTCGTGGATGACCCCGACGTGCGCCGGGTCGAGGCCGTCGACGAGCCGGATCGCGGCCGACGCGGAGGCGACGATCGTGCGGTGGTGCAGTTCGATGAGGGCGGTGACGCCGTGGTGCGCGGCCCGCTCCGACACCCAGGCGAGGTCGCGGCGGGCGCCGTCGAAGAGGTCGCGGTAGTCGCCGGTGCCCAGCATCGGCATCGTGACCCGGACCCGGTCCGCGCCGAGGACGGCGGTGGCGGCGAGCATCCGCTCCACGTTGTCGTGGTCGTAGCACCGGGCGTACCCGCCGATGGCGGAGAGGGCGAGTCCGGCCTGGCTGGAGAGGGCCGCGATCGTCTCGAGGTGGTCCTCCAGGCCGGTCAGGGGGAAGGTGGCGCGGTTGCCCGCCCAGAAGCCCGGTTGCGGTGCGTCGTCCTGGTCGGTGATGCGCCACTCGACGCCGTCCCAGCCCTGGTTCGCGAGGTGGGCGACGGCCTCGGCGGGCGTCCACTCCGGTGTCGAGGCGGTGAAGACCGAGAATTTCACGGGTGATCCTCCGTGCCGTTGGTGTCGAACGCGCCTTCGATGACCGTCTGCACTTCGATGGGCTGGGCCAGCTCGGCGGAGAGATAGATCGCCTTGACCACGGCGAGTGCCAGCAGCGCGTCGGAGACGCCGATGCTCGACGGGGTGCCCTGGTCGATGGCGTTGACGATGTCGTCGTACTGGCGCAGGTGGCCGACGATGAAGTTGTCCGCGGGCTTGGCAGCGCCGTGCAGGTCGGCGGCGGGGACCTCGGCGGCCGCGAGGTTGACCGGTCCGGCCGGGTCGGGTGCGTCGGCGTCGGGTGCCGCGTAGAAGTACTCGAGCTGGTCGTCGTTGATGATCGCCGAGCCGCGCGAGCCGTGGATCTGCAACCGCACCGAGAGCCCGGGATAGGCGGCGGTCGTCGCGTGCAGCACGGCGAGCGCGCCGGAGGCGAACCGGATGCTCGCGACCGCGACGTCCTCGACCTCGATCCGCTCGTGCGCGAGCCGCCCGGTGTAGGCGAAGACCTCGGTCGGCTGGCCGAGCAGCCAGACGAGCAGGTCGACGGTGTGGATGCCCTGGTTCATCGTGGCGCCGCCGCCGTCGAGCTCCCAGGTGCCGCGCCAGCCCGCCGAGTCGTAATATGCCTGGCTGCGCCACCAGGCGACCGATGCGACGGCGGAGGTGAGGGTGCCGAGGCGGCCCTGTGCGACGGCCTGGGCGACCGCGACGCTCGCGGGGTCGAAGCGGTGCTGGCTGATCACGGCACAGACCTGGCCGCGGAGTTCTGCCTCGCGGGCGAGCTTGACGAGGTGGCCGGCGCGGGGCAGCGACACGTCGACGGGCTTCTCGATGACGACGTGCTTGCCCGCCGCGAGGGACTCGGCAGCGGCCTCGACGTGCATGCCGCTCGGGGTGCAGATGACGACGAGGTCGATCTCGCGGTCGGCGAAGGCGTCGGCGAGCGTGGCGAAGCGGCCCGGGTCGGCACCGCCGTTGCCGGTGATCCGGTCGGCGAGCGCGGCGTTGGCGGCGGCGTCGGGGTCGACGACGGCGTCGACGCGCAGGCGGGGATGGCGCAGCATCGCCAGGGCGTGGTTGTGCCCGATGATGCCGCTGCCGACGATGGCCGCCCGGATGGGGCCGCCGGAGGTGCCGCTCATACGGTCTGGACTCCGATCGATTGGGTGAGCGCCGCGAACGCGCGGGCTGCCCGGCCGAAGGCGGCCGGTCCGGAGAATCCGCCCAGCGAGTGCTGGTCGGCGAGGTGGGGTTCCAGCGACGCGAAGCCGGCGAAGCCGTCGTCGCGCAGCGCGGTCACGGTCTCCAGCAGCTCGCCGTCGCCCTCACCGGCGGGCACGACCACGCCGGTGTCGGCCAGCGCGTCTTTCACCTGCAGATATTCGAGGTACGGGCGGAGCTGGGCGTATCCGTCGGTGAAGGGCCGGACCCCGCACTGGACGAAGTTGGCGTTGTCCCAGGCGACGCGCAGTGCCGGTGACCCGACGGACTCGATGAGGTCGAGCACCCGTGCGGGGATGTCGCCGTAGATGTCCTTCTCGTTCTCGTGGACCAGGATCAGGCCCTCGCGCTCGGCGACATCGGCGAAGGCGCGCATCCGGGCCAGGACCGTGTCGCGGATCGCCTCGACCGGCACGTCCTCGCCGCGATAGAAGGAGAAGAGCCGGATGTATCGGCTGCCCAGGTGGTGTGCGGCGGCGACGGCGCGGTCGAGGCGAGCCAGCTCGGCGTCGGCGTCGCCGAAGACGTCGACCTTGCCGATGGGGGAGGCGATCGCCGAGACGCCCATCTCCCGCTGGTCGAGGAGGGTCTTCAGCGTGTCCAGCTGGTCGGTGGTGAGGTCGACGATGTTGGTGCCCCACGCACTGCGTACCTCGATGTGGTTTGCTCCGAGCGCTTGCAGCACGCTGAGCTGGACCACCGGGTCGGCGTCGATCTCGTCGCCGAAGCCGGACAGCGTCCAGGTTGTCGTCACTTGACTCCTCCTGCGGTGAGCCCGCCGACCAGGTATCGCTGGAAGGCGAGGTAGAGCACGACCACGGGGACGGCGCAGACGAGTGCCGCCGCCATCATCTGGCCGTAGACGGGGATCGCGCCGCCCTCCTGGGTGGCGCCGAAGACCTGCAGCGCAACGGCTGCGGTCCGGGTGTCGGGGTTGGTCATCACGGAGGCGAAGAGTACGTCGTTCCAGCCGAGCAGGAACGCGAAGATCGCCGATACGACGAGACCGGGCCAGCTGAGCGGGACGACGATCCGGGTGAGGATGCCCCAGGACGAGGCGCCGTCGATGCGGGCCGCCTCGTCGAGCTCCCGGGGCAGCCCGCGCAGGTAGGTCACCATCACCCAGGTCGAGAAGGGCAGGGCGAAGGTGAGATAGGTGATCAGCAGCGCCCACCGCGTGCCGATCACCTGCACGTCGAGGAAGGTCGCGGCGCTGGCGAAGAGCACGAAGACCGGCAGCAGCAGCAGCGTGCCCGGGATCGACTGCAGCGCCAGCAGCCCGCGCAGGATGCTCAGCCGCCCCCGGAAGCTGAAGCGCACCAGCACATAGGCGGTGGCGATCGAGACGAAGGCGCAGAGCACCGCGACCGACCCCGCGACGAGGACGCTGTTGACCAGCCCGTCGCCGAGCTCGACCGTCGACCAGATCAGGCTGTAGTTGGTGAGCGAGAAGTCCTGCGGCCAGTAGGCGCCGCCGGCGACGGCGAGGTCGGAGCTGACCGAGGCGAAGACCATGTAGGAGACGGGCAGCAGCACCACGGCGAGGAGCGCGATGATCACGACGGCGCGCAGCCATCGCGGCAGCAGCTGGGTGACGGCGTTATGACGGCTACTGCTCACGGGTTCTTCCCCTCCTGACCGACGTCGAGCTTCACCGCGCGCAGGTAGATCCCGAGCGGGATCGCGATGAGCAGCAGCGACAGCACCGCCATCGCGGCGCTGAGCCCGAAGCGGAAGTTCTGGAAGCTCTCCACATAGGTGAGCACGGGCAGCACCTCCACGTCGTGCGGGCTCGGTACGCCGAACATCACGAACGGCAGCGTGAAGCTGTTGATGTTGTGCAGAAACGCGATGAGCAGCGCCAACGAGACCGGCCCCCGGAGGTAGGGGAAGATCACGTAGCGCAGCTTGACCCACCACTCGGCCCCGTCGAGGGCGGCCGCCTCGTGCACGGCGGGGTCGACGGACTGCAACCCGGCCAGCGCCAGCAGGTAGATCAGCGGCCAGCTGGCCCACGTCTGCACGATGATCAGCGCCCAGTAGCTCTGCGGCCCGTTGAGCCAGAGCCCGGAGTGGATGCCGACCTTCTCCAGCAGGCCGTTGGCGACGCCATCGGGTTGCAGGATGATCCGCCACACCGTGCCGACGACGAAGGCGGGCAGGACATAGGGGATGAGGAAGACCGAGCGGACCAGCCCGCGCCCCCGGAAGCCCTGCTGGGTGGCGAGCGCGGCGGCGAGCCCGATCGGCAGCGTCGCCACGGTCACGATCGCGGCGTAGGAGGTGCTGACGCCGATCGAGTGCAGCAGCGGCGAGACCTGCACCGCCTCGACGTAGTTGGCGAGCCCGATGAAGGGCGCCTGCACCCACTGGCGGAACGTGTACTGGTCGAGGTCGAGCAGGGAGATGTAGAGGGCGACGAGCAGCGGGACCACGATCACCACGACCATGAGCAGCCCGCCCGGCGCGAGCATCCACAGGGGACGGTTGCGCTCGGTGATGGTGCGGCGCCGGGCCCGGCCGGTCGCGGGGGGAAGCTCCGCAACCGGCCGGTCGGTCGCCACGTCCGGCTTTGTCGCCGGAATCGACGTGGTCATCTGCGCTAGATCACTTGACCTTGTCGAGCGCGGCCTGCGCCGTCGTCTGCGCGGTGGCGAGCAGCGCCTTCAGTGCCGCCTCGTCGACCTTGCCGGCCGCGAGGTTGGGCACCGACTGCACCACGACGTTGACCAGGGCGAGCTGCACCTGGCTCCAGGCGCCGCTGAACGGGGTGCCGACCGCCTTCGACGAGGAGTCGATGATCGCCGCGAGGGCCGGGTCGCTCTGCAGCGTCCGCGCCGCCTCGGCGTTGGTCGGCATCTCCCCGAAGGTCTTGTAGTAGGCGGCCTGGCTGTCGGCGCTGGTCAGCATCTTCACCAGCGACAGGGCGAGGTCCTTGTTCTTGGTGTACTTCGCCACGACGAGGTTGTCGCCGGAGAGGATGCTCGTGGCACCCTGCCCGCCGCTGGGCAGCGCGCTCTCACCCGGCGGGATCGTCGGCATGATGGCGTAGGCGTACTTGCCCGCGACCGCGGACTTGTCGAGGGTCACCTTGGAGGTGGCGGAGACCATCGGCAGGAACGCCGCCTTGCCCGCGCCGAAGGCCGCGATCGCCTGCGCGTTCTTCCAGCCGGCCGCGGCCGGGTCGACGACCTTGTCGGTGGCGAGCCAGCCGAGGTAGGTCTGGTAGGCCTTCAACGTCGCGGGCTGGTCGAGCTGCGCCTTGCCGTCCTTGACGAGCTGGTTGCCCGCCTGGGTGTTCATCGCCCAGATGAACTTCCACGGGTCGAAGCTGTCACCGTATGCGACGGCGAGGCCGAAGGTGCCGCCCTTGGTGAGCGACTTCGCCTGCGTGAGCAGGCCGTCCCAGGAGTCGGCCGGCTTGTCGATCCCGGCGGCGGTGAGCAGGTCCTTGTTGTAGGCCATGACGAACGGCCGGCTCGTGAACGGGACGCCGACCTCGTGGTCCTTGTCCGGACCCGAGATGCCGAGCGTGGCCGGCAGGAACTTGTCGCGCCCGCCGAGCTTGCTCCAGTCGTCCGCCGTCAACTCCACAAAAGCCTTCGTCGCGTACGCCGTGGGCGTGAACGTCGTACCCAGTGAGTAGACGTCGGGGCCCTGCCCGGAGAGGACGGAGGTCTGGATCTTCGTGAGCTCGTCGTTCGGGGAGGCGAAGGTCTCGAAGGCGACCGAGGCGCCCGTCTCCTTCTTGAACTTCTCCGAAACGTCGGTGAACCACTGCTTCTGCTGCGTCGGATAGATCGAGTTGGCTTGCACCAGCACGTTGAGGGTCTTGCCGGCGTTGGATTCGCCGTCGGTGCTGTCAGAGCCGCACGCGGCGATGGTCGATCCGAGCAGGATCACGCCGGCCAGCGCTACGAGACCGCGTTTCACTTTCATCTATTTAAACTCCTCAGTGGAGCGATGCGCGTGTCGCTACCGCTGTCGCTACCGAGTAGGGCCGGTGGCAGGCGTTTTCGGGCGCATCGGGTGGCGAGCTGGCGGCCAACGTATCAATCTGGAAATGTGGTGGCAATCGTTTGCCAATTTTTGCCACGTATGGTTGCCTGGCCGCATGGAGACCCCTGAGGCGCCCAAGCGGACGCGCCCGGTGACGATCAACGACATCGCCGCGCTGACCGGCGTCGCGGCCTCGACGGTCTCCCGCGCGCTCAGCAAACCCGGCCGCGTCAACGCCGTCACCCGGGAGCGGATCGAGGCGGCCGCCCGCGAACTCAATTACGTGCCCAACACCCAGGCCCGGGCATTGAGCTCCGGCCGCACCGGCACGATCGCCGTGCTCGTCTCGGCGATCACCAACCCGTTTTACTTCGGCATCATCCGGGGCACCCAGCAGCAGCTCAAGGCAGCCAGCTATGCCCAGCTGCTGATCGACACCGAGGACTCGGGCGAGCTGGAGATCGCGATGCTGCACAAGATGCGCCAGTCCCTCGACGGCGCGGTGCTCGCCGCCTCCCGCCTCTCCGAGCGGGCCCTGCACAACCTGTCGAACGAGATCCCGATCGTGACGATCAACCGGCACGTCGAGGGCGTACCGAGCGTGATGATCGATACGCCGGGCGGGGTGAGCCAGGCCGTCGAGCACCTGATCTCGCTGGGGCACCGGGACATCGTCTACGTCTCCGGCCCGGCGACCTCGTGGCCCAACGAGGCCCGCTGGCACGCCGTCCGGGCGACCACCGCCGCGCACGGGCTGCCCACCCAGCGGATCGGCCCCTTCCCGGCCGAGCGCCTCTCCGGTTCGGCCGCGGCCGACGCGCTCGTCAACACCAGGGCCACCGCCTGCGTCGTCTTCAACGACATGCTCGCGATCGGCATGCTCACCCGGCTGCGCGAGCGCGGCGTGCGGGTGCCCGAGGACGTCAGCATGGTCGGCTGCGACGACATCTTCGGCGCCGACTTCTGCCACCCCACGCTCACCACGCTGACCGCGCCGATCGAGCAGGCGGGCCGGGTCGCCGTCGCGATGCTGCTGTCGCTGATCACCGATCGCTCGCCCGCGCACACCCAGCGCCGGTCCGTGGTGCTGCCGACACACCTGACGATCCGGGAGTCCACCGGGCACGCGGTCGCCGTTCGCTGACCGCTCGGGCGGCGCCGCCCGCCCGGCCGCAGATCCTCATCGGACCTCTCGGCCGATCAATGGACGCGGATGCGTGTGACTACCATACGTCGTCGGTTCTTCACCGCATGCGACTTCTCCCGGAGGACTCGTGTTCGCGTTCTTGAACGAGGTCTCGGTCCAGTTCGTCACCGGGGTGATCGCCTCGATCTTCCTGCTGCCGCTGATCCGGGTCTTCTCCTGGTTGACGCGGCGGCGCTGGCGCTCGCACCTGCGGGATTTCTTCGGCATCAACGGCGAGAGCCGCGGCGCGGTGCAGATCAAGGTCTCGTGCATCCCGGTGATCCCCCGGGGCACGGTCGCGGTCACCGATCACACCGCCGGCTTCAACGGCAACGCCATCACCGAGCCGGAGTACCAGGCGGCTCTCGTCCTCACCCAGGCGATCCAGGCGAAGCCGCTCGCGAGCTTCCTGCGGGCGTTCGCCGAGCACCTCGGCGGCGAGTCGATCGACCCGCCCGAGATGTGCCAGATCTCGCTGAGCCCGCCGCGGCCGGCCGGCCACCCCCGGCTGCCGGACTTCCCCAAGAGCTACGTCGGCGAGCACCCCACCGACGTCTACGAGAAGCCGGTGCGCGAGCAGATCGAGAAGGTGCTCGGCCGGGGCGGTACGACGGTGCTGATCGGCTCCAACGTCTACAACCTGCTCACCGACTTCGCGCTGCGGATCCTCACCGAGCGCGACAACGCCAACCACGTGGTCTTCTACCGATCCCAGGTGGCCGACTCCTGGGAGCGCGGCGTGGTCATCCGGACGCAGGACGCCAACGCGTCGGCCCGGCGCGTCTTCGAGCGGCTGCCCCTCGCGGTCGAGACGCCCGACAGCGGTGCCTACACGGGTGAGACCGTGCACACGGAGTATTTCGTCATCCAGCGGCTCTCGGTGAAGCGGCGGCAGTGGCCCGGTGCCAGGGCCGGCACGGTCTTCGTCTGCGCCGGTAACAGCTCCGACACCTCGGCACTCGCCGTGGAGACGCTCGCGCAGACCTGGAAGTCGCTGCACAAGGAGTACGGCGATGCCGACTTCACCAAGGTCTTCAAGGTCAAGCTGGTCAAGCGGGGCGATGAGCCGGCCGATGTGCTGCCCAACTATCCCCGGATGCAGTGGGCGTCGTCGCGGCTCTCACGCAGTGGTCGGGCGGAGCGCGGCAACGACTCGTTCAAGTAGCGCCACCACGTCGTGGGGGCTCGCCACCACGATGTCGGCGGCCGCGACGACCTCCTCGACGGTCTCGGTGTTGGCGACCGCCACGTTGACGGAGGTGAATCCCGGGTCCTGCTCGGCGCGTTCGCGCAGCGCCAGCATCGCCGGGACATCACCGAGGTCGTCGCCGAAATACCACACGCAGGACAGGTCCTTGGCGATCGCGCGGACGACCGCACCCTTGTCGCGGTGGACCGGCGGCGCGAGCTCGATCACCATCCTGCCCGGCAGGGCGCGTACGCCGTACTCGGCGGCGATCTTCTGGGCCCACTCGGTGATGCCGCCCTCCTGCTGCGGGGCGGTGCGGAAGTGCAGGCCGACCGAGAGGCGCTTGAACTCCACCAGCACCGACGGATCGAGCTCCGCCCGAGCGCGCCGCTCGATCTCCACGAAGACGGGCAGGAACGGCTCGACCTCGGGGTCGGTCTGGATCTCGCCCTGCTCGTCGATCCACTCCATGCCGTAGAGGCCGAAGCGGCTGATCGGGAGCTCACCGGTCTGCTGATGCAGGAAGCCCGCCGGTCGGCCGGAGATGACGGCGATCGTCCCGACGAGGGCCGCGAGCTGCGAGATCGCGGTGATAGCGCCCTCGGCGGGCTTGACCGTGGCGGGGTTGTCCTGCAGCGGCGAGAGGGTGCCGTCGAAGTCGAAGAAAAAGCCGCACCGCTCTGCCTGGCGGGCGGTCGTCTCCAGCGCCGTGGTGAGCTGAAGATCGTCGATCATGGGCTCAATATATCCGACAGGTGCCTCGCGCGACGTCATACAGGCTCTGTTACCGCCCTGTCGGGTTCCTAAACCTGGATCGCCAGCGCCACCGAAAGTAATCGGATGTATGTCTCCGTCAATCGAAACGCTGTCGAAATCTGTACTGCACTTTCTCAGAAATTCTCAGGTCTTGTGTGCGGCGCAATGAAGCTGGTAGACATCAGTCATCCGATGTATGAGTCAGTCGGGCGACCGGCGCGGCTGCGGTGGACGGTGTGGTCCGATGCGGCGGTCGGCCTAGGCGGAGGTTCGAGAGCGCCATGTTGACTAGATTCGTGTCCCTGGAGACCCACGACGTGCGGTTCCCCACGTCGCGGGAGCTCGACGGGTCCGACGCCATGAATCCCGACCCGGACTACTCCGCCGCCTATGTGGTGCTGAGCACGGACGCGCCGGACGGGCTCGAGGGGCACGGGTTCGCCTTCACGATCGGCCGGGGCAACGACGTGCAGGTCGCGGCCATCGCTGCGCTGCGTCCCCACCTGGTCGGGCGGTCGGTCGACGAGGTGCTGGGGGACCTCGGCGGGCTCTGGCGCGAGCTCGTCCACGACTCCCAGCTGCGCTGGCTCGGCCCGGAGAAGGGCGTCATGCACATGGCGATCTCCGCGGTCGTCAACGCACTCTGGGACCTGCGGGCCAAGCGGGCCGGTCTGCCGCTGTGGCGGCTGCTCGCCTCGATGACGCCGGAGGAGCTGGTCGAGCTGGTCGACTTCCGCTACCTCACCGATGCCCTCACCCCCGACGAGGCACTGGAGATCCTGCGGCGGGGGCTGGCGGGGCGCGAGGAGCGGACACAGGTCCTGCTCGCCGACGGCTACCCCGGCTACACCACCTCGCCGGGCTGGCTGGGCTATGACGACGAGAAGCTCCGCCGCCTCTGCGCCGAGGCGATCGCCGACGGGTTCACCCAGATCAAGCTCAAGGTCGGCGCGGACCTCGAGGACGACATCCGCCGGCTGAAGGTCGCCCGCGAGGTCTGCGGCCCGGCGATGCGCATCGCCGTCGACGCCAACCAGCGCTGGGACGTGGCCGAGGCGATCGAGTGGGTCCGGGCCCTCGCACCCTTCGACCCGTGGTGGATCGAGGAGCCGACCAGCCCGGACGATGTCGTCGGCCACGCCGCCATCGCCCGGGGGATCGCCCCGATCAGGGTCGCGACCGGCGAGCACGTCGCCAACCGGGTCGTCTTCAAGCAGCTGCTCCAGCTCGACGCGATCTCCTACCTGCAGATCGACGCCGCACGCGTAGCCGGGGTCAACGAGAACATCGCGATCCTGCTGCTGGCGGCGAAGTTCGGCGTAC
This portion of the Allocatelliglobosispora scoriae genome encodes:
- a CDS encoding DUF4328 domain-containing protein; the protein is MPQTTSIRRLCFAASAGIIAVCLATVVDLAGSVARLMMHWNVLTIDEMRKVTGLTLPPVASLLLVLASGVLFLSWLGRARRNVADLPGARPTYSPGWTVGAWFIPLANLILPALVIADIASASAVPGRFPRRGLLAVVWGWWACFTLHTVGVYVTALLPVTVDDRVLTVLIALFDVLYLATGAFAILMMERIGAAQAAGFENRERRPDPADFPAFTVDSLAPAAQP
- a CDS encoding sugar phosphate isomerase/epimerase family protein, giving the protein MKFSVFTASTPEWTPAEAVAHLANQGWDGVEWRITDQDDAPQPGFWAGNRATFPLTGLEDHLETIAALSSQAGLALSAIGGYARCYDHDNVERMLAATAVLGADRVRVTMPMLGTGDYRDLFDGARRDLAWVSERAAHHGVTALIELHHRTIVASASAAIRLVDGLDPAHVGVIHDLGNLVIEGQEDPLAGFQLLGPYLAHVHVKNVAWRQTGRKPDGTAIWAEQWATLRDGQADVEAYFTALAQHGYDGWVTVEDFSTVLPLAERTRDNLAYLRDIAARTA
- a CDS encoding Gfo/Idh/MocA family protein translates to MSGTSGGPIRAAIVGSGIIGHNHALAMLRHPRLRVDAVVDPDAAANAALADRITGNGGADPGRFATLADAFADREIDLVVICTPSGMHVEAAAESLAAGKHVVIEKPVDVSLPRAGHLVKLAREAELRGQVCAVISQHRFDPASVAVAQAVAQGRLGTLTSAVASVAWWRSQAYYDSAGWRGTWELDGGGATMNQGIHTVDLLVWLLGQPTEVFAYTGRLAHERIEVEDVAVASIRFASGALAVLHATTAAYPGLSVRLQIHGSRGSAIINDDQLEYFYAAPDADAPDPAGPVNLAAAEVPAADLHGAAKPADNFIVGHLRQYDDIVNAIDQGTPSSIGVSDALLALAVVKAIYLSAELAQPIEVQTVIEGAFDTNGTEDHP
- a CDS encoding sugar phosphate isomerase/epimerase family protein; translated protein: MTTTWTLSGFGDEIDADPVVQLSVLQALGANHIEVRSAWGTNIVDLTTDQLDTLKTLLDQREMGVSAIASPIGKVDVFGDADAELARLDRAVAAAHHLGSRYIRLFSFYRGEDVPVEAIRDTVLARMRAFADVAEREGLILVHENEKDIYGDIPARVLDLIESVGSPALRVAWDNANFVQCGVRPFTDGYAQLRPYLEYLQVKDALADTGVVVPAGEGDGELLETVTALRDDGFAGFASLEPHLADQHSLGGFSGPAAFGRAARAFAALTQSIGVQTV
- a CDS encoding carbohydrate ABC transporter permease, with protein sequence MSSSRHNAVTQLLPRWLRAVVIIALLAVVLLPVSYMVFASVSSDLAVAGGAYWPQDFSLTNYSLIWSTVELGDGLVNSVLVAGSVAVLCAFVSIATAYVLVRFSFRGRLSILRGLLALQSIPGTLLLLPVFVLFASAATFLDVQVIGTRWALLITYLTFALPFSTWVMVTYLRGLPRELDEAARIDGASSWGILTRIVVPLSWPGLVVSAIFAFLLGWNDVLFASVMTNPDTRTAAVALQVFGATQEGGAIPVYGQMMAAALVCAVPVVVLYLAFQRYLVGGLTAGGVK
- a CDS encoding carbohydrate ABC transporter permease; the protein is MTTSIPATKPDVATDRPVAELPPATGRARRRTITERNRPLWMLAPGGLLMVVVIVVPLLVALYISLLDLDQYTFRQWVQAPFIGLANYVEAVQVSPLLHSIGVSTSYAAIVTVATLPIGLAAALATQQGFRGRGLVRSVFLIPYVLPAFVVGTVWRIILQPDGVANGLLEKVGIHSGLWLNGPQSYWALIIVQTWASWPLIYLLALAGLQSVDPAVHEAAALDGAEWWVKLRYVIFPYLRGPVSLALLIAFLHNINSFTLPFVMFGVPSPHDVEVLPVLTYVESFQNFRFGLSAAMAVLSLLLIAIPLGIYLRAVKLDVGQEGKNP
- a CDS encoding sugar ABC transporter substrate-binding protein — protein: MKVKRGLVALAGVILLGSTIAACGSDSTDGESNAGKTLNVLVQANSIYPTQQKQWFTDVSEKFKKETGASVAFETFASPNDELTKIQTSVLSGQGPDVYSLGTTFTPTAYATKAFVELTADDWSKLGGRDKFLPATLGISGPDKDHEVGVPFTSRPFVMAYNKDLLTAAGIDKPADSWDGLLTQAKSLTKGGTFGLAVAYGDSFDPWKFIWAMNTQAGNQLVKDGKAQLDQPATLKAYQTYLGWLATDKVVDPAAAGWKNAQAIAAFGAGKAAFLPMVSATSKVTLDKSAVAGKYAYAIMPTIPPGESALPSGGQGATSILSGDNLVVAKYTKNKDLALSLVKMLTSADSQAAYYKTFGEMPTNAEAARTLQSDPALAAIIDSSSKAVGTPFSGAWSQVQLALVNVVVQSVPNLAAGKVDEAALKALLATAQTTAQAALDKVK
- a CDS encoding LacI family DNA-binding transcriptional regulator, whose product is METPEAPKRTRPVTINDIAALTGVAASTVSRALSKPGRVNAVTRERIEAAARELNYVPNTQARALSSGRTGTIAVLVSAITNPFYFGIIRGTQQQLKAASYAQLLIDTEDSGELEIAMLHKMRQSLDGAVLAASRLSERALHNLSNEIPIVTINRHVEGVPSVMIDTPGGVSQAVEHLISLGHRDIVYVSGPATSWPNEARWHAVRATTAAHGLPTQRIGPFPAERLSGSAAADALVNTRATACVVFNDMLAIGMLTRLRERGVRVPEDVSMVGCDDIFGADFCHPTLTTLTAPIEQAGRVAVAMLLSLITDRSPAHTQRRSVVLPTHLTIRESTGHAVAVR
- the otsB gene encoding trehalose-phosphatase gives rise to the protein MIDDLQLTTALETTARQAERCGFFFDFDGTLSPLQDNPATVKPAEGAITAISQLAALVGTIAVISGRPAGFLHQQTGELPISRFGLYGMEWIDEQGEIQTDPEVEPFLPVFVEIERRARAELDPSVLVEFKRLSVGLHFRTAPQQEGGITEWAQKIAAEYGVRALPGRMVIELAPPVHRDKGAVVRAIAKDLSCVWYFGDDLGDVPAMLALRERAEQDPGFTSVNVAVANTETVEEVVAAADIVVASPHDVVALLERVVAALRPTTA
- a CDS encoding L-fuconate dehydratase, giving the protein MLTRFVSLETHDVRFPTSRELDGSDAMNPDPDYSAAYVVLSTDAPDGLEGHGFAFTIGRGNDVQVAAIAALRPHLVGRSVDEVLGDLGGLWRELVHDSQLRWLGPEKGVMHMAISAVVNALWDLRAKRAGLPLWRLLASMTPEELVELVDFRYLTDALTPDEALEILRRGLAGREERTQVLLADGYPGYTTSPGWLGYDDEKLRRLCAEAIADGFTQIKLKVGADLEDDIRRLKVAREVCGPAMRIAVDANQRWDVAEAIEWVRALAPFDPWWIEEPTSPDDVVGHAAIARGIAPIRVATGEHVANRVVFKQLLQLDAISYLQIDAARVAGVNENIAILLLAAKFGVPVCPHAGGVGLCELVQHLSMFDFVAISGTMRDRVIEYVDHLHEHFIDPVRMHRGHYQAPIAAGFSSTIRPETLIAYAYPAGPIWKESLDG